Proteins encoded in a region of the Azospirillum sp. TSH58 genome:
- a CDS encoding WecB/TagA/CpsF family glycosyltransferase, which yields MSAVERPTILSFLNAHGVNLCAGSSAAWSAFRASDVLLRDGVALEVALPWLDQPVGLNMNGTDFIPLLLRHLSPRRVAVYGTAAPWLDEGIERLKERTPHDYVDAQHGFHSVEHYIARARELQPDVIILAMGMPRQEEVAVQLKRALDHKVLIVNGGAIIDFLAGRFTRAPAAVQRIGLEWAFRLVQEPRRLFRRYCVGAFGFAHTVMLMRRAAMRSSSAPAPAPMHKEL from the coding sequence TTGTCAGCCGTCGAGCGTCCGACCATCCTGTCGTTCCTCAACGCTCACGGCGTGAACCTCTGCGCGGGGTCCTCCGCCGCGTGGTCGGCCTTCCGCGCCTCCGACGTCCTGTTGCGGGACGGGGTGGCGTTGGAGGTCGCCCTGCCGTGGCTCGACCAGCCGGTCGGGCTGAACATGAACGGCACCGACTTCATCCCGCTTCTCCTCCGCCACCTGTCGCCCCGTCGGGTCGCCGTCTACGGCACCGCGGCGCCCTGGCTGGACGAGGGGATCGAGCGGCTGAAGGAGCGGACCCCGCACGACTATGTCGATGCCCAGCACGGGTTCCATTCCGTGGAGCATTACATCGCCCGTGCGCGGGAGCTTCAGCCCGACGTCATCATCCTGGCCATGGGCATGCCCCGCCAGGAGGAGGTCGCGGTGCAGCTCAAGCGCGCGCTGGACCATAAGGTGCTGATCGTCAACGGCGGCGCCATCATCGATTTCCTCGCCGGGCGCTTCACCCGGGCCCCCGCCGCCGTCCAGCGCATCGGGCTGGAATGGGCGTTCCGGCTGGTCCAGGAGCCCCGCCGCCTGTTTCGCCGCTATTGCGTCGGCGCTTTCGGCTTCGCCCACACCGTCATGCTTATGCGCCGTGCCGCCATGCGTTCGTCCAGCGCCCCTGCACCAGCGCCCATGCATAAGGAGCTTTGA